cgAAAATGTGTTGTTAGCAAACAAGCACATCATACAATAGATCCATAAATTTTCTCCACTGTTTTCACGAATCAGGTGCCAAAATCGAAATAAGAAAAAACCACATCAAGAAACTACGGGGGGAAGAGCTTTGAAACAATTTCTAGGAAATTCCTCAATCAGGCTGCAACGAACAACATAATTAAACGGAGAATCAACACGCACACGTTgatcaaaagagagaaagaggaagatgaTCAGAAGACAATCGGATATTCACAATGAAGAAATTATCTACTGAAGAGAGGGGGAGTGGGGATCGAAGGAATTTGGTCAAGCTCTACAACTACCGAAATGGATCTGCAAAGGATCAGATTTGCCAAAGAGTAATGGAAAGAGACAGAAAATCTAAACTAAATCTTAAGCCTAGGGTTTAGGCTTTCGACAGTAGTACAGCTGTTCGTAGCTCTAGCAGATCAATTTTCCGGCAAATAAGAACACATAACAGTTACGTGATGTATCACGGAGTTGGATAACTTGGATGACATGAGTGTCTGTGTGAATACTGTCACTCGCCATCACTGCTCGTGCCATTTTACTTTTGAGTAAACCTCTTTAAACCTCTTTTCTTcgaatctttttttataaagactaatgttagatacaatccTAGGGTGTGTAAACCTACTTTTTTCGTGTGGGTTCCAGATTTACCcattcttttcaaaaagagtgtgCGACTTCCACATCCtaggactgcaaatatcatttctcttttctaaaaagttttgaataatcatttattattcAACCCCTTTTTGCTGATTAatcaattatttgtttttacatttacaatttgaaatatcaagattaaatatcatttcatcaactatcaaatacaaataaataatacaaatcCAATTATAGTagtcaagaaaaatagatgaagTGACAAATGTTAATAATAAGGTACTAACAGATGGTGTATgattcaatttttcaatatttaaaagataCAATATGTCAATTGTAATCATTTgaaatgcaaaatataaaatactgaAACGTGCAAAATATATTTACCCCAAAATGTATACACTTTAAGGTGTTTTACAAGGTCTTTGCTTAAAGTTATTTCTTTCATATAAAAGGCTTGATCATCTTGTTTATTCAATGATCACTCCAAGATTCTACACTTTAGCAGACTGAAGGAGAGGGTGACAATTGGAATAATAGATTTTGATAGCTtgagatgaatatatatatatatatatatatataaattaactggataatgaaaaatgtattttaacaTTTAGAAACCCGACATTTTAATTGAGAATTTGTCTTCCTAAACTTCTTTATtattaaggaaaataataaaaacacatcAATTTTACACACTACTTTCACAATCCAATTTTAAATGGAAGGAATTgctataaaaaatagttataagaGTATCATtgctttacaaaaatatctcttaTTCAAAACATAATTGTAACAGAATTGTGACTCCACCGACTACCATTACTCTCATAGTCAATCCTTTCGTTTTGCATGTATTAAGGCTTTACCATGCGTTGTTTGTCACTACTCTAATATCTAACACTATAGTTGTAACGTCTTGTACCTGGAGGGTTAGGGAGTGAGTTCCTATCACTTCAAATCAAATTTCCAACCCTACAAGTACAGACTCCAAACGATAAAGGGAGAGACTCTAACAtgtaaaactcatttattcCAAAAATACACGTTGCTTCACAGAGACGTAAATGAACTCCtccaacatataaaataaaagaaaattccacAAAGTCTCAACTAATGCATCATTATCTCAAAATACTATTCCAAACTAAAGTAACTAATTTCCTGAATAAAATCCTCCAGCAGACTCTTGTAGCCTTTGGCACTTATTCCAATCTGATAACCTACTTGTGCCTATTAGGCACTTATTCCTCTAACTCAACTAATCACGCTTGTGCTTCCTATTTCTGATCCTGAGCTTAAACCTCAagtcatctgaaaaataatttgagaGAATTTTGctagagaaaataattttagagaCAACTCAACTAAAATAATCTGAAAAATAACTAGCAAAATTCTCTCAAACATCACAACATCTTGATAGAGAGAAAACCCTACAGAGAGAGAAAACACTAAGGCACCCAAACCCGCCGCCACCCTTCACCCACCCAAGACCGGCGAGTGACACCTCACCACCGTCACATGCAAGGCCGAAGGCCCTGGCGACTTCGCTGAGGGTCATCCGGCATAGGTCCTCCCTCCAGCGACCTGGACTTTCGCAAGATTCTCTCTGTCTTTCTTGGAGGCGACATTGACCGTTGAACCTGTGCCTCCACCACCGCCACAGACCAGACTGACGGGCTCCGGCGACCGGGATTTtgatttgcattttattttcattgacGTAGATCTGATGTGGTACCTATTCTAATctgctttttattttcatataacatCTTTTTCCTTGAGATGACGAAGCGAGATGATCTTGTGATTTGGGATCAGACGATGGATGACAATACGTGTCGTGGATTCGTCTCAAATGGAAGGTGAGAGGTGGTTGAAGGGGGAATCAAAAACATTCGTTTTTAtgaaagagggaggaaatagTTTTTGCATCTCGTAAAAGGATGACTAAGTTCATGTGTCTAGGTGGGACGACAGCTTCATGGGTGGCTAAGGAGATAGAGGATTGTTTAGAACTCATCTGTTATGAAGAATTCTTCAGGGTGCTAAGGACGGGTAATGGAGTTCCCAACATTCAACACCATATTAACGCAAGGGGCAGCTTTCTGCAACTCTCAAATTCCGGAATGAAAGGAGGAAAGGTTTGTTGGTGATTTCGGAAGGTGCAAATGGCATTGGATGAAAAGATTTCTGCAATCCATTCGAACCGTTACTGGGTCCAAAGCAGCTATTCTGAAGCATGCAAACAAAGGGGAGTTTGTTAAAGACAGTGGAAAGGCCTTCCTCGATCAAAGGTGCCTCGTACGCTTCAATGTTGAGGTCACTAGCGACTAGTCCGGCCAATAGCTCCACGGCAAAAGGAGATGGTAAGGCACTTGCAGGAGACAAAGGTTGTCAGGTGACACTAGGAGAAGTAGAGGGGGTCTTGTGGGCTGTCAAAACTCAATTGACTAAAGTTATGGAGTGTGTGAGTGATATcatgattaaagtggataaggggcTGGACCTAGTCTTGGGTTTGGGTGGTGGGTCAAAAACGAACTTGTTGGGGGACGGGGGGGTAGATCTGAAGGCCTCAAGTGCGCCGGCAAAGGGCGTTTCGACGCCGTCACAGATAGGGTCTGACAAAGTGGCACAAAAAGAATTGTCAGGGGGCGGAGCACATACAAGCAATGTCCTTGTCGATGGAGGGGAGGAACCATTAATGGTGACAATAACCATATAGCAGTTGAGGAGATTCTGGATTTTAATGCAGGATATGGTGGGGAGGAAATTATGAGTTTatcgttggtgccttgtgaggaggaatgtctagggtcgggagtgcagttggaTACTATGTCTGGGATAATGTTGTTCCCCTGATTTCTCTTCCTCCGATAAACAATATAGCGGATTCAACCTCGGATTGGGTTCTACATaaggttaacgagattcagcataTAATGAGactttcacatggaggatgtgaagaccaatttaaagcactatTCACTGCGATTGAAGCGAACCGCtgacttgaaaccaaatcaagttttaaaaaaagcagggagttaaagcgtctttcttagacaatcaactacgacgtTAAAGgtggtagctcaagtcgagggaagactaaaaggagggcattatgaagacgttctcgtagagggagtttcgggtggagtattaagcaacgtttgaatgttgagctgaactcagttctttatgaatggtagtgagttgagtagtagagGGAGTTATGTGGAgtccatctaaactgagtttaaagtatatttggatattaagatgaatttagtactttttataagaagttgaaaaaggttatgggttccacatataaatatgtgttaagttgaaaaaagttgtgagtctcacgtgtaagaaggttttgagttgagatgagtttagtaatttaagaatcgggtgtttggatgttagactcagcttaaaattagactgaacttaACTGAATCTTGTAACCAAACGCAATCTTAATCTTaagggaaacaaggggttggggttcgGGTTGAGGAGGTGTGTTCTATTCGGAATTAGTGtatttttggtaatttttcttttggatcattaggagctctctagtatgagctaagtgttttcttgtatatgtccagTATACTTCGTTActcttattgatatatataatatttttacttataaaaaaaaattaaatccataaaaatagTCCATCATGGTGCCTTGGTTTTATAACGGCCCAAGCACACCTTCCAAAAACACTACTCCACCAATAGATTAGCCCAAACTGCTTGGATTCACTACAATCCCATTCCAACATGCATCATGTTTACATTCGTACTCCCGAcacatcaaaaaagaaaatcacatcTTCCAATATCAACCAAGCCATGAAACTATTCAACCCACAATTCCAACATCCAACATAGACAACCCATATCTTCCAGTAACACCAAGCAATCAGTTACGAAAACTAAGGGTGATAGCGTACTTACTCAACTCGGAGTGGCGGTCAATCAGATTTGAGAGCGTGGCAGCGTTGTCTATTGACGTTTTGATGCTCTTGGTGGCGTGGGGCGGCACGCTGGCTACGGTGACCTTTGTCGGTCACCGCGGTCAGCCTAACACAGACACAGTGAGACACggacagagagagaaaatgggAGCACGAGAGAGATACGGATGGAGGACTTACCGACGTGACGTGGCGTGGCGTTACAATCGGCGACTGGAAAGACAGGTGGCGGCGCTGGACGTTCCACAGCGAGAGAAGGTGCggaggagagaaagaaaagagagtgtTGGGCTGGGGAAACAAGGGCTTGGTGCGGCGGAGCTTCACGGTGTCGGCTATCGGAACTGTAGATGGCGGCACTGCACGAACCGAGACGGACGGCGTGGAGCAGGGCGCGGCGGCGAGCGGTATTCACAGAGAAGAGAGGGAacgactgagagagagagagagagagagagagacaggagAGGAAGGCATGGGAGGAGGTAAGGGCTTTAGGGTGTAAGCCTAAAACGACATCGGCTTGAATCctccacttttttctttttcttttttattttcttcctggACGGACTGggtttaaaattttggactTACGTAGGTCTAATATGGGCCGGGTTATTACagtagaattgttttttttttttaaataatactacttatcatctcaattttcattatctttttattattctataatgtaatattaggtgattaaaaattatttattagattttacttataaatttattatttaatgtcccatcataaaatgatgagaagataattttttattttttatttttatttttagagttgGACATATATGTAATTACGGTAGCATACATGAACAGTAAATTATTATCGTTTGGGCTGATAGGACAGGATATTAGCAACAAGTACCGGGTACAGATTTCTCCGGCATCTACACCAATCACGTAGTTTTTATGCTGCACCAGTCGAGTTCTAACTTCAGTGGgagcaaataataataataataatatatatgtatatatattattatgccTTTGGATTTGAATccaataaaagttttttttgcCTCTCACATTTGTTTTGTGCTACTATTGAATCCAACAAATCTCTATGCCTCTGGTACAAAAGCATCTTCCAGAGACtacaaaataaagagaaaataaaacccTAAACTTGGGCTAAGAGTTGCCTGACTATTTCTCCACGCTCCTCTTTTCAAACTAATCTCCATTTTCCAGAGCTTATTGGTGTGATAAACAAGAAATATCAGCGGAACAACTCAGAGAGGGAAAGGGCCGAAAGTGCTCGTGGCGATGATCACAACCCCAACAAAAGTCACGTCTCTTTACTCTTCTTCATCTCTGACCATTTGTGCTAGAATTCGGCCTTCTAACAAAGCGCCCCTGCAAGCCCCAAACCCACCACGATCagcaaaagagagaagagagaagtttatttcatttcctgaagattaaagaaaataatcagGCAGAAAATAAGAGTTATGAAGTGGCCATTGCCAGAGTAGCCTGTTTATGTCGGAATAAAAACCGACCACTTTCTTAGGAAAactctgaaaaagaaaatacatcaaACAATGTAGTCTAGGAATAAGGTAAATACGTAAAGTTAATACAGTATCCATGTTTTACTCCCTTCACAACTTTTTTCAGTTCTATTCATCTcgtctaattattataatttttttaattctcatataaaataaaataaaaaatttaatttttttaaattttaaaataaaaataatattaaaaatatattttttaataatattttatttaacttttaattttactcTCATTTCACctgtaaaaagtaaaaatatgaaGGGACGATCTCCCAGCTTTTTGTAGCATATGTTCAAGGACAAAGATTTTACATCCTAATTTAGGGGTAGAACTAGATCAtgtagaataatattataacaatttttacTAATTACCTTCATTCTAGGCCGTTGATCAGCGTTGACTTTTCTGACCTGATATCTGATTTTCTTAGAGAAGAGTCGTGTACGCCGTTTTTCCTTGTACCGTAGCACGCTAGCTTCTCTCAGCCCGCCTCCATCCAAAAACAAATCAATTTGCGCTAGCCTGGCCTGTTCCCACCAcacgcacaaaaaaaaaaaaacacaaaaccagtCAATGACAATTCTCTCCTTTTCCCACACATTCCTAGTTAATGAAGGGTTAGATATTGGCTAGTGCTACGAGCAGTAAGCTTTGCTAAAATATATATTGCTCCAATAAgtggatgtttttaaattttgaaaataaaatataatgtatttgaatagaaaaaaattattatacggtaaagatgagatattttcatcttatctaaattGGATAACCAAATGTTATATCTGGGATCAAGTAAGGCCTTATATGgccttattttaaaaaaatgaaaaagttaatgactttaaaaaaaaaaaaaaatgaaaaataaggagGTTGGGAAGCCAAATTAAATTCAGttcatttttataatcttatttgCATTTGAAAAGAAGCTTGACAACCGACAATACTAAAAAGAGTACTACCGACTGCTCAAAGCCACAAACACAAAActgagttttaaaaaagaaagaacagagtCTGGAAAAAATGCGACCACAGAGCATGTTTCAAGTGTGTTCTAAGTTTCTTGGAATTGTTTCGCGTGTGGGAGATGAGAGACATACGGACACATCATCCCCCGGCATGTCGGAGCCTAAAATCTCGTCAGAAAATGGAGACCCCCGGTTGGACCAAGCGTTCAAGACCTCTTCAAAATTCAGCTTCAGCAATAATCCCGAATTGGGTTTCGGGGATGCAGAATTCTCTCTGGGCAATTCCTTCTCCTTCAACTCCACGACCGACAACTTCTcgacctttttcttcttcttcttcttcttctcggtAGAAACTGAAGCCTTGTGAAATCTGGGAGAGATTTGATGCACATCCACAATGGAGAAACCCCACCAATTTCCCTCATCCACGTGCCTCAACGCTCTCACTCCTCCATTGATTCTCATTCCAAACCCAAGGTCGAATTTTCCACCAAAACCCAATCCCACTGGAATTGAATTCCCGTACCAAGAAATCTTTTGGCCACTGCCATAAGAGGAACCAGCGTTGAAGTCATCTACCATATCTGTATCCACACTCAAATTTCCCATAATGCTATCGATTCCCTCTTCTATTTCTTCGTCAAGAATCGATtctgcatcaaaatcttcaTCATACCCATCACACAATTCCAACGAACTCGCATGGAAATCAACTTCCCCTGGACTTTGACAGGGTTTGTCGCAAAAATTCGTTAccttggattgaatttgaaaactGGGCTTCTCTTGAATTGGTTGGTGAAGCAAGAAAGCAGAACTGTCGGTGACTCGAAAGGGCAGCAGCAACTCTGGGGAATCGTCTAAGAAAGAATCATGTTGCTTGGTAAATTTGCGAGGCTTTGTGAGGTTTTTAGTAGAGAAGATGTTGGGATAGGCTGTGGAGAGGAGGGCTGCCGCCTCGTTGTAGGTTTGATTCGGACGCTTTCGTGGAGTTCTGGATTTTCGGGTGCAAATTGTGAGCGGAGAATTGCTCGATTCTGAGAGAGTCGAAGAAGGTGAAGAAGTTTGCGACGTTCGACTCGATGTGGATGGAGATTTTACGATGTCgaggtcaagtgcataagttcTACCGCTGCCTCCGCTTAAACACGAAGACATTTGTGGAAGTTACTCGGAAAGAAGATGAAATTCAGTGTAAACTGGAGGTCTAAGACCCAAAGTCAGACCGGATACAGGCTCCTACAACAAAGAACGAAGAAGGATTGAAGAAAGCCTCTAACTCAGATTTGAGTCGGTATAAAGAAGAGCCCAGAAAGACAAGTGGGCAATAAAGGTATTACCGTATCTGACCCGGAATTTAGATTGAATTCAGTCTTTGATACTGGACTGGTTCAGCACACAACAATTAAAGAGCTGAAACAGACCAAACCTCAGCTTCGAAATCAGAAGGTAACTGAGAAACCCAATTCCAAGAAGAGCTCAACACTACTACACTTCTGACTGAGAACGGGAAAAGAGAGAACAGAGAAAGtacaaaaccctaaaccctgGAAGCACAGCTAATAAAAGCTATTGGCAAAAATGGGAAATAAGAAAAACCAAGAATTATAAGATGTATTAATTAAAGGAACACGCTAGACCCCTCTACAAAAACCACTGTActaaaaaattccatttttgaaCAACGTAACAAGCTTTCCTGGAAAATCTATGAACGAAAACCCTCAGAAACCCAAACGTATCTCTACCTCTATCTATCTccctgtgaaaaaaaaaaaaaaacagaggatGCAAAATCCTCTAATAAAAACAGGGTATCTCAAAACCCTAGAGAATAGAATCCAAAACTGTGATGGGTCTTCAGCCGAAAGTAATGAGATATATCTGAGAGGGTAAAGTGCCCAATAGAGTTATACAAATAAGACTCTGAATTATAGAAACAGAGACAGAAATAAAAGCTGAATAAGAAAGGAAGGTTTCTTTGCAGAGTGGATCACGAGGAAGAGCggataaaaggaaaagaaccgTTGGGAGCTCTGTACTTATAGACATGCGGCGCTGTGGCGGAAACATATGAGCACGGAGACGCACAACACGGACTcactctcactcactctctctctctctgtatagAATCGACCGAGGTACTGAAGAGCTTCATTCGAGTGATAGAGATGAGAACGGAGGATGAGACAATGCTCAGTGTCAGCAGTTCCGAATGTGGGACCGCTTTCTCACTGTTTTATTCCTTTCTCGccctttttaagttttaacttttaccCCCTCAATTATTTTCTCTGTCATTTACTATATTAACCCTttctttgttcaatttttttacaaatttcgcGTGGGGAAGGCATTGAGATAGTagaatttttttagtaaaatatcatatcatttaaattgtaatatttaatttataagatttaaattttaaaaattatttttcaaataaaattataatatataaatgctTTGCTAAGTATGTTTTACATATTagattaagaatataattttattaacacaCCCAGGCGGATTTAACCGAATCTgcctctcaattttttttaaaatctcatttttcttcttaatgttttttttttatttaggaaaaaaaaaattttgacaaaaaataataataaccccCATTGTGCCCCCAAGTTTGTTAAAAGATGATTTTTCTCCTTTAGTTTATTGCTATAAACttaccaaaattattattttcccaccaaagaaatttaaaaaagcaccttaaaaatatttttatcaataaattaggattttgatcctaagaaattaaatatgtataatttctgttaattttttcttgctaatccaaacatatttaattttatttttaaaggaaaCAACTTTTATCTCTAATTTACGATGTCTTTCTACTATAAACATACTCCATATATTCCTAAATTCAAATGTTGGCACCTTTTCGTATTTTGTGCTATATTTACAACGCATAATTCATGCGAATATTTGTTGTGTAACTTTATTGGTTAATGTAAAAAAAGGTTTGTATTTTTACAACAAAGGTTGtttataaataactaaattcATGTTTTTCAATTGTTAGGGCACTTtctaataaaaacaaacaagatattttgttgaTATTCTTTTAACTGCATTCGTAgtttcttctctctctatatatattgaatatatgaaaaaaaaatattataattacaaaatgattatataaaaataatctcacatattgatatgatttgttaaattataaatttatttttattataaagtaaatctgaTCGATCacaataaatcatattaatttatataattatttttatataatctatttatagtTGTAATAATCTtcgtaaaaaaaatagttaaaaaattggCGAACCATTGTGCCTCAAGATTGCCGGCAAAGAAAGTAAGGGAGAGAGTATAAACAAAATCTGTCCAAATTTGACCTAAGGAATGTAGAGTGCAAATAATTTATAACACCTCGTGTATTTTAGCAGGATGGGTATTTTGGTAATCCCGAGATTCTAATCCTAATCATGGGTAGGCAAGGATGTCCGAAttggatttttgtttctaaaaataTGCCACCCATACCTGCTACAAAGTTCATTTTAGATCTAAATGGAAAAGG
This genomic interval from Juglans microcarpa x Juglans regia isolate MS1-56 chromosome 4D, Jm3101_v1.0, whole genome shotgun sequence contains the following:
- the LOC121261083 gene encoding protein CHLOROPLAST IMPORT APPARATUS 2-like produces the protein MSSCLSGGSGRTYALDLDIVKSPSTSSRTSQTSSPSSTLSESSNSPLTICTRKSRTPRKRPNQTYNEAAALLSTAYPNIFSTKNLTKPRKFTKQHDSFLDDSPELLLPFRVTDSSAFLLHQPIQEKPSFQIQSKVTNFCDKPCQSPGEVDFHASSLELCDGYDEDFDAESILDEEIEEGIDSIMGNLSVDTDMVDDFNAGSSYGSGQKISWYGNSIPVGLGFGGKFDLGFGMRINGGVRALRHVDEGNWWGFSIVDVHQISPRFHKASVSTEKKKKKKKKVEKLSVVELKEKELPRENSASPKPNSGLLLKLNFEEVLNAWSNRGSPFSDEILGSDMPGDDVSARLAQIDLFLDGGGLREASVLRYKEKRRTRLFSKKIRYQVRKVNADQRPRMKGRFVRRPNSSTNGQR